The segment CAATCAAAAGGACCCGCTATTTGCCTTAAGTTAAACTTTCTTAATTTTAAAGCAGGAATACAATTCTCACCCAGACTAAAGATAGCGTCATATTGACCCTTAATTTCTTCTAATTTCATCTGTTTTTCCCCTTACTAAGAAATGTGAATTTTTTAAATAAAAATGGTACAACCTTCTATATTAGATGTTAATTATAAAAAAGGGGGGTGGACGTATGTATTATTTTTAAAAAAAGGGCAATCATTAACCCTCCGTTATTGTAATTAACAGGCTTTCTTTAGGTTAGGAAAGTCCTTTTTTTATGGTACAGAGCTTTGCATGGAATATTGGCTTTTGTTGTGGAATAGTAAAATAATAATAATTTTCAAGATAGGTGGTACCTGGGGGATAGTCAGTATAGAAAAGAACGGTGTGTTCCGTTAGATCAATTAGTTTAACACTCCCTTACATTGTACATCTACACTCCTATTTATCACTTTTTAATAAATTAATTTATTGACTTCGTGTTAATCGAAGGTGATATGTTTAATAGTACGTTGAAGAACTAATTTGTAAATCCTTGCATGAGTAAGGGGAAAAAACTATTAAAAAATATTGACTTCGTGTTACCCGAAGCTTGTATGTTAATAAATGAACGAAGTCTACACACAAAAAGACTTTCGAACGCAATTGCAAAGATAGACACGAAAATTTTATAACTAGAGCTAAAGAAGAAAGGAATGGGTCAATTCATATGAAAGCAATGATATTAAGAGAAGCAAACAAGCTGAAGCTGGAAGAGAAAGAAACACCTAATCCCGGTTCGAAAGAAGTCGTGGTTCAATTACGAGCTGCAGCTCTTAATCGACGAGATTTGATGGTCGTACAAGGGCGGTATCCTGGTATGCAGTTGCCTGCTATTCCCGGCTCCGATGGTGCAGGAGTAGTAATTGCAGTTGGTGATGAAGTTAATAATGTCAGAAACGGGGATGAAGTGATTATCAATCCCGGTCTTAATTGGGGCAATGACAGGAACCAAAAACGAGCTGATTTCTCCATTCTTGGAAATCCTACTGACGGAACCTATGCCCAATATGTGAAGGTGCCAGCAGAAAATGTTTATTCAAAACCTTCCCATTTATCTTGGGAAGAAGCGGCAGCGCTCCCGCTTGCTGGTTTGACCGCCTACCGTGCTCTCGTAACAAAGGGTGGAGTAAAGAAAGGTGAAACCGTGCTGATCCCTGGAGTAGGCGGAGGAGTAGCAACCTTTCTCGTTCAGTTTGCATCCGCACTCGGTGCACATGTTTATGTAACATCCAGCAAAGAAGAAAAAATCGAAAAAGCAAAAAGCTTTGGTGCAACCGGAGGAGTCAACTACACATTAGATAATTGGTCAGAGGAATTGCAGAAATTAACTGGCGGCATTGATCTATCCATCGACAGTATTGGCGGGGAAGTATTTACAACACTGGTGTCAATTGGTAAGATTGGAAGCCGAATCGTTAGCTTCGGAGCGACAAGAGGACCAGTACCAAATCTCCTTTTGCCAAGTATGACTGTAAAAGAAATTTCAGTGATAGGCTCAACAATGGGGAGTTCACAGGATTTTGCTGATATGGTCAAGTTCGTGGAAAAACACGAGATTCGCCCTATTTTGGACAAAACTTTTTCACTGGAGGAAGCAACCGAGGCACTAGTGAGATTGGAAAAGGGAGAAAACCTAGGAAAAATCGTTTTGTCCATTCCACAAGATAAAAGATCCTTCATTTAAAGATAGCTTTCTTAGAGTTAATGAATTAAAATAGGCAAATTACGTTGCTAATTTATCAACGTAATTTGCCTATTAAACTTAAGATTAATTGAAGAATAATTCTTATTATCAATCTATCAATCTGCTAAATACGTGTTCACATGCATTTAATGAGCAAATACTGCTAATTTGGGAGTTGTAAAAGGGAGTTTTTAATGTATGAAAAAGACTTCAATGAAGAAGACTTTTTCATTTTTTATACTTTTTTCAAATATACATAACTAGTTTTATTGTATCCCATTTTTTGCTCATAAAAGCGGTGAGCATCTTTGCGTTGTAATCCGGAAGAGAGAGAGACGATATCAAAACCATTTTCCTTTGACCAATTCTGAACATACTCAATAAGGGCTTCTCCGTATCCTTTTGAACGATAGGAATTATCAGTGACTAAATCGCAAACCCACGTAAACCTGCCATTATACAGAGTTATCATAGGCATAAAGCCTGTTACAGCAATCATCTTACTATTAATAAATAAAGCAGCCATTTTGTAATTTTCCTTTTGCGTTGCTTCCTTAACTAATTCTAGATAACTATCCTCATCTAGCTGAGTTCTTAATTGTTTCATTATGGAGAAGGCTTTAATCCATTCTTGTTCGTTTTCTAATTCTCTAATTTCATATGATTGATGTGTCATGTTCCTAGCCCCTTTATGATTTTTACTAATATTAAAACATAACCTGATATAATCAAAAGTATCAGATTAAGCAAAGTTAAAGGAACCAGTTAGTGTGGAGGGAAAAATATGATTGAAATTACACCTTTATTAGAAAGTGAACATAAATCTCCACTCTATATACAATTATCCAACTACATAAAACAAGAAATCTATTCAAAAAGGATAAAACCAGGAGAGAAATTACCCTCTAAAAGAAAATTAGCTGATCATTTAGGGCTTAGTATAAATACAATCCAAAATGCATATGAGCAATTGATATCAGAAGGGCTTGTGGAAAGTATACTTCGAAAAGGACTGTATATAAAAGTATTAGAGGACGAACTACCCCATGCATTCATTAACAATGAAAAAAGCCAGTTACCTAGTTGTGAAAAAAGTATAAATATTGAGTTTGATTTTAATTCAGGCAGAGTGGATTTAGAACATTTCCCTTATTCCGTGTGGAAAAACTTATCTATTCAATCATTATATGAGGATCAAGGTGAGCTATTAAATATAGGGAACCCTCAAGGTGAGTTATTGTTAAGGGAAGAAATAGCTAAATATTTATTTATGTCTAGAGGTGTTAAATGTTTTCCGGAACAGATTGTAATTGGAGCTGGTACGCAGGTTCTAATAACAATACTTTCCTTATTAATCGATAAGGATAATTTATACGGATTAGAGAATCCTGGATTTCATCGTACCAAAAAACTCCTGCAAGATTTGGGAAAAGCTACTATAGCAATCCCCTTAGATAAAGATGGTATTAATATGGAGCAATTAAAAAATACTGGAGCTTCTGTAGTATATGTCACACCATCGCATCAGTTTCCAATTGGAATGATTATGCCTCTAAACCGCAGGCTTGAATTGTTAAAATGGGCCGAGTCTAAAGACGGCTATATTATTGAAGATGACTATGATGGTGAATATCGTTATGAGGGTAAGCCAATTCCGTCTTTACAAGGGCTAGATAAATTAGGAAATGTAATCTATATGGGGACATTCTCTAAAGCATTAATACCATCTATTCGAATTAGTTATATGGTGCTTCCGCCAAGATTACTGAAAAAATATCAAGAAAATCTATTGCTGTATAAACAAACAGTCTCTCGCCTTCATCAAGATACGTTATATCGTTTTATGAAAGAGGGTTATTGGCAAAGTCATTTAAATAAAATGAGAACGCTCTATCGCAAAAAGCATTTTTTCCTAATGGATTCCATTAATAAGCATCTGAATAATAAAGTGAGAGTAATAGGAGAAAAATCAGGTCTTCACCTCATACTTGAGGCAGATAAAAGCTGGCAAGAAAAGGAGCTTGTAGATAGAGCATTAAAAGAAGGAGTAAAAGTATATCCTTTATCTGTTTATTATGAAAATGGTATCAACGTTAATTCGAGTGTGTTATTGGGATTCGGAGGTTTATCGGAAACACAGATAGATATGGGAATTCAGTTGTTAAAAAAGGCTTGGCAGATAGACTAACGATTTTAACAAATAAGGCATGTTCCTGTAAAATAGAACTGGAAAAAGGAGACAACATACAATTTAGATAGGTTTTATTTAGGGAATTATGTTCCTGTTTTTCTATGTCTTTTCGGGAAAAGAAATTTGTGATAACTCACTATAAATAAAACAGGTGTAAAGATATCATCGTTATGCCGCTATTTAACTTAGCATGAAAAAGGGTGATTATTATTATTGAAGTGTTTGCTATTTTTAGCTTTTACTTACTACCTATTTATTGCATTGTTTTTAGTTTAACGCTTGTGTCATTGTTAAAGA is part of the Niallia taxi genome and harbors:
- a CDS encoding GNAT family N-acetyltransferase, with protein sequence MTHQSYEIRELENEQEWIKAFSIMKQLRTQLDEDSYLELVKEATQKENYKMAALFINSKMIAVTGFMPMITLYNGRFTWVCDLVTDNSYRSKGYGEALIEYVQNWSKENGFDIVSLSSGLQRKDAHRFYEQKMGYNKTSYVYLKKV
- the pdxR gene encoding MocR-like pyridoxine biosynthesis transcription factor PdxR, which codes for MIEITPLLESEHKSPLYIQLSNYIKQEIYSKRIKPGEKLPSKRKLADHLGLSINTIQNAYEQLISEGLVESILRKGLYIKVLEDELPHAFINNEKSQLPSCEKSINIEFDFNSGRVDLEHFPYSVWKNLSIQSLYEDQGELLNIGNPQGELLLREEIAKYLFMSRGVKCFPEQIVIGAGTQVLITILSLLIDKDNLYGLENPGFHRTKKLLQDLGKATIAIPLDKDGINMEQLKNTGASVVYVTPSHQFPIGMIMPLNRRLELLKWAESKDGYIIEDDYDGEYRYEGKPIPSLQGLDKLGNVIYMGTFSKALIPSIRISYMVLPPRLLKKYQENLLLYKQTVSRLHQDTLYRFMKEGYWQSHLNKMRTLYRKKHFFLMDSINKHLNNKVRVIGEKSGLHLILEADKSWQEKELVDRALKEGVKVYPLSVYYENGINVNSSVLLGFGGLSETQIDMGIQLLKKAWQID
- a CDS encoding quinone oxidoreductase family protein is translated as MKAMILREANKLKLEEKETPNPGSKEVVVQLRAAALNRRDLMVVQGRYPGMQLPAIPGSDGAGVVIAVGDEVNNVRNGDEVIINPGLNWGNDRNQKRADFSILGNPTDGTYAQYVKVPAENVYSKPSHLSWEEAAALPLAGLTAYRALVTKGGVKKGETVLIPGVGGGVATFLVQFASALGAHVYVTSSKEEKIEKAKSFGATGGVNYTLDNWSEELQKLTGGIDLSIDSIGGEVFTTLVSIGKIGSRIVSFGATRGPVPNLLLPSMTVKEISVIGSTMGSSQDFADMVKFVEKHEIRPILDKTFSLEEATEALVRLEKGENLGKIVLSIPQDKRSFI